CGCCGCCGAAGGCAGGCTCCAGCGCTTCGCCGGTGGAGGGGTCGACGGCGCGGAACGCGCCCTGGCCGCCGCGATGCGCCGAAGCGCCGATCAGCATCTCGCCGGTGATGGTCATGATATCTCCATGGTCGGGGCGTCTTGCCCCCTCTCTAACGCTCCCAGCCGCGAGACCTCACCGGCCCCAGCGCAACACCAGCGGATCGAGCCGCTTCGCCGCGTCCAGCAGTCCGGCACGGCTGATCGGGTGCGGGTTGGCCACCGGGTGGCGCATCGCGTCGGACGCGATGATGCCGCCCTCCTTCATCAGGATCTTGGCGGTGGCGATGCCGCACTGGCGGTTCTCATGGTTGATCAGCGGCAGCCAGCGGCCATAGGCCGCCACCGCCGCCTCGCGGTCGCCGGCCAGATAGGGATCGACGATCTGGCGGATGCCGTCGGGATAGCCGCCGCCGGTCATCGCGCCGGTGGCGCCGGCATCGAGGTCTGCCAGCAGGGTGATCGCCTCCTCGCCGTCCCACGGCCCCTCGATGGCGTCGCCGCCCAGCTCGATCAGGGTGCGCAGCTTGGCCGCCGCCTGCGGCACCTCGATCTTGAAATAGGAGACGTTGGCGATCTCCCGCGCCATCCGCGCCAGCAGGGGCGCCGACAGCGTGGTGCCGCTGACCGGCGCGTCCTGGATCATGATCGGGATGTCGATGGCGTCCGACACACGGTTGAAGAACTCGACGATGCCGGCCTCCGGCACGCGGATGGTGGCGCCATGGTAGGGCGGCATCACCATCACCATCGCCGCCCCCAGATCCTGGGCGCGGCGGCTGCGCTCGGCACAGGCGCGGGTGCTGAAATGGGTGGTGGTGACGATCACCGGCACCCGGCCGGCGACATGGGCCAGCATCGTCTCCATCAACGTCGTGCGCTCGTCGTCGGTCAGCACGAACTGTTCGGAGAAGTTGGCGAGGATGCACAGACCGGTCGACCCGGCGTCGATCATGAAATCGACGCACCGCTTCTGGCCGTCGAGGTCCAGGTCTCCCGACTCGGTGAAGATGGTGGGAACGACGGGGAAGACGCCACGATAAGGGCGGGCGCTGGACGGCATGGCGATGGTGTCCTTTGTCGAAATCGGATCGGGATTCGAGTCGGATCGAAACCCGGTGCCGGAAAGAGCCGAAGCTATGGGGTGCCGAAGCGTCCGGGCGGCAGGCCGCGGACGCCGGGGTCGCACTCGAACAGCGCCCCGGCCAAGGGCTCCTCGGGCCGGCCGTGCGCCGCGGTGGTGATGAACAGCCGGTCGAGGTCCGGACCGGCGAAGACACAGGAGGTGACGCGGGAAACCGGCAGCGCGATCGCCCGGTCGAACGTCCCGTCGGGATGGAAGCGGCTGACCCGCCCACCATCCCAATGGCAGACCCACAGCCCGCCCTCGGCGTCGCAGGTCATGCCGTCGGGATAGCCGTCGGCCTCGCCGAAGCGGATGTGGACGCGCTTGCCCGACAGGCTGCCGTCCGACAGGCCGCCATCGGCGCCGATATCGAAGGCGTAGACCGTCCGCGCCGCGCTGTCGGTGTGGTAAATCGTGCGCCCGTCGGGCGCCAGCGCCGGCCCGTTGGCGACGGTATAGCCCTCGTCGACCCGGGTGACGGCGCCGTCGGCGTCGATCCGGTAGAAACCGCCGGCCGGCGCCTCCTCCGAATCGTCCATGCTGCCGATCCACAGCCGGCCGGCGCGGTCGGCCTTGCCGTCGTTCAGCCGGTTGCCCGGCTTGTCCGGCTCGATCCGGGCGATCTCCCCGCCGATCAGCGCACGTCCCGGCTCCAGCCGCAGGCGGACGACGCGGCGCGAGCGCAGGCCGGCGACGAAACCGTCGCCGTCGGCATCCTCGACCAGCCAGCAGGCGGCGTCATCCAGCTCCCACACGGCCTGCGAGCCGTCGGACAGGCCATGGCGCAGGATCCGCGCGCCGCGGATGTCGACGAAGTAAACCGCGTCCTGCCGCGGGGACCACAGCGGCCCCTCCCCCAGCAGCGCCCTGGCCTGCCAGACACACCGCGCTTCCTGCGCCATACCGTTCAGCCCCCCAAAGGCCCCACCGGAATCCCACCGACCGTCCTTGACGGGCGGCCATTTTAAATTTTGTTGACGGCCCCAACGATAAGGAGACACTTGATAATCGTCCAATATGAAGATCGGCGTTCGCGATATCAATTATCGTATCCCGGTGCCATTGCCCCATCGGAGGCGTTCCCCCGTGACTCCCCAACGCTTTTCGCCGAACTGGTTCCAGAAGGCGCGGCTGAAGCTGCGCCATCTCCAGCTCTTCGCGGCGCTCGACGAGCATCGCAACCTGCACCGCGCCGCCGCCAGCCTGAACATGTCGCAGCCCGCCGCCTCCAAGCTGCTGGGCGATCTGGAGGAGACGCTGGGGATCGAGCTGTTCGACCGCCATGGCCGCGGGATCGAGCCGAACTGGTACGGCAGCATGATGATCCGCCATGCCCGGATGATCCTCAGCGAATTGCAGGAGACCGGGGAGGAGCTGAACGCCCTGCTCGCCGGGCACAGCGGCCGCGTGTCCATCGGCACGGTGATGGCTCCGGCGGTGGAGCTGGTGGTGCCGGTGATCAGCGGCCTGACCCGCGACCATCCCAACCTGAAGGTGGCGGTGGCGGTGGAGACCAGCGATGTGCTGGCCGAGCGCGTCCGCCAGGGGGTGATGGATTTCGCCATCGGCCGCCTGCCCGGCCATTTCGACCCCACCGCCTTCGAATATCAGGAGATCAGCAGCGAGGAGCTGTGCTTCATCTCCCGCGAGGGCAACCCGCTGCTGACGCTCGGCCGCCCCCTGACCGCCGCCGATCTCTCCGACGCCACCTGGATTCTCCAGCCCGTCGGCACGCTGCTGCGCGACCGGGTGGAGGCGCTGTTCCGCGCCGAGGGCGCCCGCCTGCCGCACAGGGTGATCGAAAGCGCCTCTCCCGTCATCTCGATGGCGATGGTGGCGGAAACCGATTCGGTCACCGTCTTCGCCCGCGCGCTGGCCCAGGTCTTCTCGCCCAGCGGCTGCTGCGCCATCATGCCCTTCCACAAACGCTTCAGCGTCGAGCCCTACGGCATTTTCTGGCTGAGGGACCGGCCGCTTTCGCCCGGCGCGCGCACCGTGCTGTCCGCCGTGCGCGCGGCGTCGGAACGCAAGATGCGCCAATCCCCAACCCCATCCCCAACCCCCGCCACCGTCGCGGCGCCCGCCTGATCCGACCAATACCAAAACGAATATCGGTTTGCTGAATAATCATATTTGACAGTTATGGCGAAACGGAGGATTGCTAGTGGCACAAACCATCACGCTCAACGCCATCCGCGCCACAGAACGCGGGGGCGGCGTATCGCGTGCCGCAGTAACGGGGAGGATTCCGGTCCATGTCGTCCGCTAAGCGTACTTCCTTCAGCTCGAAATTCGCCGGCCTCGCCGTCGGCCTCCTGGTCGTCGCCGGCGCCGCCGTCCCGGCCATGGCCCAGGACAAGCCGACGGTCGGCATCGCCATGCCGACCAAGTCGTCCGCCCGCTGGATCGACGACGGCAACAACATGGTCAAGTATTTCCAGGAAAAGGGATACAAGACCGACCTGCAATATGCGGAGGACGACATCCCCAACCAGCTCGCCCAGATCGAGAACATGGTCACCAAGAACGACAAGATTCTGGTGATCGCCGCCATCGACGGGACGACGCTGACCGACGTGCTGCAGAAGGCGGCGGAGCGGGGCGTGAAGGTCATCGCCTACGACCGCCTGATCCGCGGCTCGGCCAATGTCGACTATTACGCCACCTTCGACAATTTCCAGGTCGGCGTCCTCCAGGCCTCCTACATCGAGAAGGCGCTCGGTCTGAAGGAGGGCAAGGGCCCGTTCAACATCGAGCTGTTCGGCGGCTCGCCCGACGACAACAACGCCTATTTCTTCTACAACGGCGCCATGTCGGTGCTGCAACCCTACATCGACAGCGGCAAGCTGAAGGTCGGCAGCGGCCAGGTCGGCATGGACAAGGTGTCGACCCTGCGCTGGGACGGCGCCGTCGCCCAGGCCCGCATGGACAATCTGCTGAGCGCCTATTACGGCAACAAGCGGGTTGACGCCGTGCTGTCGCCCTATGACGGGCTGAGCATCGGCATCATCTCCTCGCTGAAGGGCGTGGGCTACGGCTCGGCCTCGCAGCCGATGCCGGTCGTCACCGGCCAGGACGCCGAGGTGCAGTCGGTCAAGTCGATCCTGGCGGGCGAGCAGCGTTCCACCGTCTTCAAGGACACCCGCGAACTGGCGAAGGTCACGGTGGGCATGGTCGACGACCTGCTGGCCGGCCGCACCCCGCAGGTCAACGACACCAAGACCTACGACAACGGCAAGAAGATCGTCCCCTCCTATCTGCTGAAGCCGGTCAGCGTCGACGCCTCGAACTGGAAGCAGGTCCTGGTCGATGGCGGCTACTACAAGGAATCGCAGATCAAGTGAGTGAACGGCGCGGGAGCGGGAGCCATCCGGCGACCGCTCCCGCGCCTCGCCTAACGGCAGGTCGGGCGATCAGGGGTTTATCCATGAACAGTATTCTTGAGATGCGCGGCATCACCAAGACGTTCCCGGGCGTCAAGGCGCTCGACAACGTCAATCTCTCGGTCCGCGAGGGGGAGATTCACGCGCTGATCGGCGAGAACGGCGCCGGGAAATCGACGCTGATGAAGGTGTTGAGCGGCGTCTACCCGCACGGCAGCTACGAGGGTGAAATCCGCTTCGCCGGCCAGCCCGTCGCCTTTCGCAGCATCGCCGACAGCGAGAAGCTGGGCATCATCATCATCCATCAGGAACTGGCGCTGGTCCCGCTGCTGTCGATCACCGAGAACCTGTTCCTCGGCAACGAGCAGGCCAAACGGGGCCGGATCGACTGGGTCGCCGCCACCGCCCGCGCCCGCGAGCTGCTGCGCATGGTCGGCCTGACCGATTCGCCCGAGACCCTGATCACCGACATCGGCGTCGGCAAACAGCAACTGGTGGAGATCGCCAAGGCCCTGTCCAAGGAGGTCAAGCTGCTGATCCTGGACGAGCCGACCGCCAGCCTGAACGAGAGCGACAGCGACGCGCTGCTGGAGCTGCTGCTGCGCTTCAAGGAGCAGGGCATCTCCTCCATCCTGATCTCGCACAAGCTGAACGAGATCGCCAAGGTCGCCGACCGCGTCACCATCCTGCGCGACGGCACCACGGTCGAGACGCTGGATTGCCAGCACGCGCCGATCAGCCAGGACCGCATCATCAAGGGCATGGTCGGCCGCGACCTCGCCGACCGCTATCCGCGCCGCGCCAGCAACCCGGGCGACATCCTGTTCGAGGTCAAGGGCTGGAACGCCGACCACCCGATCCATGCCGGCCGCCGCGTCGTCAAGGACATCGACCTGCATGTGCGCCGGGGCGAGGTGGTGGGCATCGCCGGACTGATGGGCGCCGGCCGCACCGAATTCGCCATGAGCCTGTTCGGCCGCTCCTATGGCCGCAACATCCGCGGCCGGGCCTTCCTCGGCGGGCGCGAGATCGACGTGTCGACCATCCGCCGGGCGATGAACAGCGGTCTCGCCTACGCCACCGAGGACCGCAAGCATTACGGCCTCGTGCTCGACAACGACATCCGCCACAACGTGACGCTGGCCAAGCTGGACGGGGTCGCCAAGCGCGGCGTCATCCACCACGAGCGCGAGATCGAGGTGGCCAATGAGTTCCGCCGCCGCCTGCGCATCCGCTGTTCCGACGTGTTCCAGCAGACGGTCAACCTGTCCGGCGGCAACCAGCAGAAGGTCGTGCTGAGCAAATGGCTGTTCGCCGACCCGCAGGTGCTGATCCTGGACGAGCCGACCCGCGGCATCGACGTCGGCGCCAAATATGAAATCTACACCATCGTCAACCAGCTGGTGGCCGAAGGCCGAGGCGTCATCCTGATCTCCTCGGAACTGCCGGAGCTGCTGGGTGTCGCCGACCGCATCTATGTGATGAACGAAGGCGCCCTGGTCGCCGAGATGCCGGCGGCCGAGGCCAGCCAGGAAAAGATCATGCACGCCATCATGTCGTCCGCCTCGCAATCCACGGCGGCCCGCGCCGCCGTCGCCGCCGCCGCTTTGAACACTGGTGCCCGGGAGTCCCTGCAATGAGCGCCGAACTGAACCTGCCGGCCGCGCCGCCGCGCCAGGCCTCGATGGCCAAGTTCCTGAAGAGCCACATGCGCGACTACGGCATGCTGATCTCGCTGCTGGCGATCGTGGCGTTCTTCCAGTACATGACCAACGGCACGCTGCTGCAACCGCTGAACCTGACCAACCTCGTCCTGCAGAACAGCTACATCGTCATCATGGCGCTGGGCATGCTGCTGGTGATCGTCGCCGGGCACATCGACCTGTCGGTCGGCTCGATCGTCGGCTTCATCGGCGCGCTGGCCGCCATCCTGATGGTGCAGTTCCACTGGCACTTCATCCCGACCGCCATCGTCAGCCTGATCGCCGGTGCGGCGATCGGCGCCGCCCAGGGCTATTGGGTCGCCTATTTCCGCATCCCGTCCTTCATCGTGACGCTGGCCGGCATGCTGGTCTTCCGCGGCCTCAGCCTCGCCCTGCTCGCCGGCCAGTCGGTCGGTCCCTTCCCGGTGGAGTTCCAGCGCCTCAGCTCCGGCTTCATCCCGGATTTCTTCGGCACCGAAGGCTTCCACACCACCACGCTGCTGCTGTGCCTGGCGACGCCGGCGATCATGATCGGATTCAGCATCGCCGCCCGCCTGCGCCGCCACCGCTTCGCCATCGAACAGGAACCGCTGGTCCTGTTCCTGCTGAAGAGCGCCGGCCTGTTCGCCGTGGTCGCCTATGTCGGCTGGCTGCTGTCGACCTACAAGGGCCTGCCCAACGTCCTGATCATCATGGCGCTGCTGATCGGCCTCTACGCCTTCGTCACCCGCGACACCACCATCGGCCGGCGCATCTACGCGCTGGGCGGCAACGAGAAGGCGGCCAAGCTGTCGGGCATCGACACCCGCCGCCTGTCCTTCTACACCTTCGTCAACATGGGCGTGCTGGCGGCGCTCGCCGGCCTGATCTTCGCCGCCCGCCTCAACACGGCCACGCCGAAGGCCGGCGTGTCGTTCGAGCTGGACGTGATCGCCGCCTGCTTCATCGGCGGCGCCTCGGCGTCCGGCGGTGTCGGCCGGGTGACCGGTGCCGTGATCGGCGCCTTCATCATGGGTGTGATGAACAACGGCATGTCGATCCTCGGCATCGGCATCGACTGGCAGCAGGTGATCAAGGGTCTGGTGCTGCTCGCCGCCGTCTGCTTCGACGTCTACAACAAGGGCAAGGCCTGACGGCGGTCTTGTGACCGCCGCCCGCCTCTCCCCGACCGGACATACCGCCATGACGCTCCCCACCCTCGGCCTCGTCGGTCTGGGAAAGATCGCCCGCGACCAGCATCTCCCGGCCATTGCCGCGACCGGCCTGTTCCAGCTCGCCGCCGTGGTCAGCCCGGACGGTGCGACGGCCGACGATGTTCCGAGCTTCCGCTCCCAGGCCGAGATGCTGGCGGCCCTGCCGAACCTCGACGCGGTGGCGCTCTGCACCCCGCCCGCCGTCCGCCATGGCCTGACGGTCGAGGCGCTGCGCGCCGGCTGCCATGTGCTGATCGAGAAGCCGCCCGCCGCCGCCCTGTCGGAGCTTCACGATCTGGTGGCGGAGGCCGACGCCGCGCGCCGCACCCTGTTCACCGCCTGGCATTCACAGTTCAACCCGGCGGTGGAGGAGACCAGGCGCCGGTTGGCTGATGTCGGCATCCGCAGCGTTGCCATCACCTGGAAGGAGGATGTGCGGCGCTGGCATCCGGGCCAGGACTGGATCTTCGCGGCCGGCGGCTTCGGTGTCTTCGATCCCGGCATCAACGCCCTGTCGATCCTGACCGACATCCTGCCGGCCCCGGTCTTCGTCCGGTCCGCCGACCTGCATGTGCCGGCCAACCGTGACACCCCGATCGTCGCGACGCTGGAGATGGGGGCCGCCCCCGGC
Above is a window of Azospirillum sp. B510 DNA encoding:
- a CDS encoding LysR family transcriptional regulator, whose protein sequence is MTPQRFSPNWFQKARLKLRHLQLFAALDEHRNLHRAAASLNMSQPAASKLLGDLEETLGIELFDRHGRGIEPNWYGSMMIRHARMILSELQETGEELNALLAGHSGRVSIGTVMAPAVELVVPVISGLTRDHPNLKVAVAVETSDVLAERVRQGVMDFAIGRLPGHFDPTAFEYQEISSEELCFISREGNPLLTLGRPLTAADLSDATWILQPVGTLLRDRVEALFRAEGARLPHRVIESASPVISMAMVAETDSVTVFARALAQVFSPSGCCAIMPFHKRFSVEPYGIFWLRDRPLSPGARTVLSAVRAASERKMRQSPTPSPTPATVAAPA
- a CDS encoding Gfo/Idh/MocA family protein — its product is MTLPTLGLVGLGKIARDQHLPAIAATGLFQLAAVVSPDGATADDVPSFRSQAEMLAALPNLDAVALCTPPAVRHGLTVEALRAGCHVLIEKPPAAALSELHDLVAEADAARRTLFTAWHSQFNPAVEETRRRLADVGIRSVAITWKEDVRRWHPGQDWIFAAGGFGVFDPGINALSILTDILPAPVFVRSADLHVPANRDTPIVATLEMGAAPGSRIGRVTADFDFLQLGEQTWSIVIETDAGRLDLTHGGTRLMVDGVMTVAEPDSEYQRIYRHFHRLITDGASDVDARPLSLIADACMVGRWHRTDAFDW
- a CDS encoding SMP-30/gluconolactonase/LRE family protein, with amino-acid sequence MAQEARCVWQARALLGEGPLWSPRQDAVYFVDIRGARILRHGLSDGSQAVWELDDAACWLVEDADGDGFVAGLRSRRVVRLRLEPGRALIGGEIARIEPDKPGNRLNDGKADRAGRLWIGSMDDSEEAPAGGFYRIDADGAVTRVDEGYTVANGPALAPDGRTIYHTDSAARTVYAFDIGADGGLSDGSLSGKRVHIRFGEADGYPDGMTCDAEGGLWVCHWDGGRVSRFHPDGTFDRAIALPVSRVTSCVFAGPDLDRLFITTAAHGRPEEPLAGALFECDPGVRGLPPGRFGTP
- a CDS encoding dihydrodipicolinate synthase family protein, which translates into the protein MPSSARPYRGVFPVVPTIFTESGDLDLDGQKRCVDFMIDAGSTGLCILANFSEQFVLTDDERTTLMETMLAHVAGRVPVIVTTTHFSTRACAERSRRAQDLGAAMVMVMPPYHGATIRVPEAGIVEFFNRVSDAIDIPIMIQDAPVSGTTLSAPLLARMAREIANVSYFKIEVPQAAAKLRTLIELGGDAIEGPWDGEEAITLLADLDAGATGAMTGGGYPDGIRQIVDPYLAGDREAAVAAYGRWLPLINHENRQCGIATAKILMKEGGIIASDAMRHPVANPHPISRAGLLDAAKRLDPLVLRWGR
- the mmsB gene encoding multiple monosaccharide ABC transporter permease; the protein is MSAELNLPAAPPRQASMAKFLKSHMRDYGMLISLLAIVAFFQYMTNGTLLQPLNLTNLVLQNSYIVIMALGMLLVIVAGHIDLSVGSIVGFIGALAAILMVQFHWHFIPTAIVSLIAGAAIGAAQGYWVAYFRIPSFIVTLAGMLVFRGLSLALLAGQSVGPFPVEFQRLSSGFIPDFFGTEGFHTTTLLLCLATPAIMIGFSIAARLRRHRFAIEQEPLVLFLLKSAGLFAVVAYVGWLLSTYKGLPNVLIIMALLIGLYAFVTRDTTIGRRIYALGGNEKAAKLSGIDTRRLSFYTFVNMGVLAALAGLIFAARLNTATPKAGVSFELDVIAACFIGGASASGGVGRVTGAVIGAFIMGVMNNGMSILGIGIDWQQVIKGLVLLAAVCFDVYNKGKA
- the chvE gene encoding multiple monosaccharide ABC transporter substrate-binding protein, with amino-acid sequence MSSAKRTSFSSKFAGLAVGLLVVAGAAVPAMAQDKPTVGIAMPTKSSARWIDDGNNMVKYFQEKGYKTDLQYAEDDIPNQLAQIENMVTKNDKILVIAAIDGTTLTDVLQKAAERGVKVIAYDRLIRGSANVDYYATFDNFQVGVLQASYIEKALGLKEGKGPFNIELFGGSPDDNNAYFFYNGAMSVLQPYIDSGKLKVGSGQVGMDKVSTLRWDGAVAQARMDNLLSAYYGNKRVDAVLSPYDGLSIGIISSLKGVGYGSASQPMPVVTGQDAEVQSVKSILAGEQRSTVFKDTRELAKVTVGMVDDLLAGRTPQVNDTKTYDNGKKIVPSYLLKPVSVDASNWKQVLVDGGYYKESQIK
- the mmsA gene encoding multiple monosaccharide ABC transporter ATP-binding protein encodes the protein MNSILEMRGITKTFPGVKALDNVNLSVREGEIHALIGENGAGKSTLMKVLSGVYPHGSYEGEIRFAGQPVAFRSIADSEKLGIIIIHQELALVPLLSITENLFLGNEQAKRGRIDWVAATARARELLRMVGLTDSPETLITDIGVGKQQLVEIAKALSKEVKLLILDEPTASLNESDSDALLELLLRFKEQGISSILISHKLNEIAKVADRVTILRDGTTVETLDCQHAPISQDRIIKGMVGRDLADRYPRRASNPGDILFEVKGWNADHPIHAGRRVVKDIDLHVRRGEVVGIAGLMGAGRTEFAMSLFGRSYGRNIRGRAFLGGREIDVSTIRRAMNSGLAYATEDRKHYGLVLDNDIRHNVTLAKLDGVAKRGVIHHEREIEVANEFRRRLRIRCSDVFQQTVNLSGGNQQKVVLSKWLFADPQVLILDEPTRGIDVGAKYEIYTIVNQLVAEGRGVILISSELPELLGVADRIYVMNEGALVAEMPAAEASQEKIMHAIMSSASQSTAARAAVAAAALNTGARESLQ